One Carcharodon carcharias isolate sCarCar2 chromosome 1, sCarCar2.pri, whole genome shotgun sequence DNA window includes the following coding sequences:
- the LOC121279753 gene encoding interleukin-8-like: MDSKVTLTILTLFVLYMASTQAASIGRTGTNLRCQCIKTHSKFIHPNHIQKTEIIASGPHCENVEIIVTLKRGRLCLNPNETWVKRIIAKFQGNR; this comes from the exons ATGGACAGCAAAGTTACTCTCACCATCCTCACTCTCTTTGTGCTTTACATGGCTTCCACACAAG CTGCATCAATTGGAAGAACAGGAACGAACTTGCGATGTCAGTGTATCAAAACACACTCAAAGTTCATCCATCCGAACCACATACAGAAAACCGAAATTATTGCAAGTGGGCCCCACTGTGAGAATGTAGAGATCAT tgtcactctcaaacGTGGCCGACTCTGTCTGAATCCAAATGAAACCTGGGTGAAGAGGATCATTGCCAAG